The genomic stretch GGAACTCTAGCACTAGGAATAGCGATCTCTGGTGCAGTATAACGGGCAGTAGTAAACGTTCCTACTTGCCAACCCAGCGAACCTGCCGCTCTCCATGCATAGTAGGATTCTGGATGTTGACGAATTGCAAATTCAAAAAATTTCTTGGCTCTAGATTTGTCACCAATTTGATTAGCCCATTTACCAGCCCAGAAACTTGCTTCCGCTGATGCGTTACCATCAGGACTATTGGCAATCAGTGCGTCAACGGTGGCGATCGCATTATTTAATTGTCCGCCTCGCGCCTGACCTTGGGCAATGCGCCAGCGCAGTTGACTAGCGGCATCACTATTACCATAGCGCTCTAGCAACAGTTTGCGGGTATCACTTGCAGATTTAGGACTATCAAGTTTATCCTGCAAGACGGCTGCCTTGATTAGCAGAGCTTCGCCTGCGGTGTCAGGATAGTTGGCAACAATGCGATCGGTCGCCGCGATCGCCGCATTAGGACTATCAATTTGGGTAATCCGAATTAGTGCTCGTGGGGCTTGAGGACTGTTGGGAAATTGCTGAACTACACGATTGTAAGCAACGATCGCCGCATCAATTTGTTTACCACGATGTAGGCTACGGGCATATTGATAGGCGGTGAGTGGGTTGACGGTAGCACGGGTATAGGCATTAGCCGCCTTACCAAATTCAAAATTTTTGTAATAGGCATCAGCGATCGCCCACCATTGATCACTAGTAAGTGCAGGTGAGCTAGCCACTAGACGATCTAATATCGGTAAAATATCCTTAGCATCACTAAAATAGGTGGCTAAATGTGTCATTAGATCAACTCGGTTCGGAGCTTGAGCTAAAAGACGGAGAGCAACTTCTCGAGATCGGGGATGAGCAGGAAATTTATCTAAAAGCTGTTGTTTTTGTCCTAAGGCAAACATCGCTTCGGCGGCAGCAGGACTAGTTGGGAAGTTAGTCAAAAGGCTTTGCCAAGTTTTGGTTGCTGATTGCAGATCTCTCAATTGCGTTTGCGCCTGTGCGCGTTTCAGCAAAACATAATCAGCTAAGACGGGATATTCTGATTCTAGTTTGTCAAGGGCAGCGATCGCTTCACGGAATTTACGATTGTTCAGATGGATATCTGCAATCACCAACCTTGCACGCACACGATCAATATTTGCTGAAGTCTGTTGAGCTTGGGTTTCTAATTTGGCAAGTCTTTGCTCGACTGGCGAGTAGGTAAGAGGATCAAAGGACTTGTTGTCTCGGTTATTCGCTAAGCTTGCATTGAGAGCAAGATCGGACTCAGAGGAAGCTGTAATTAGTGGAGCGCTAGCTCCTACTAATGTGGCACTGAGCATTAGTACAATTGACCAACGCATTAAATTTTTCATCCCGATACGTTCTTAATGTCGAGCATATTAACATTTTTTAATTATTATGACCTAACAAAAAGGGGGGCGCTAAGCCCCCCCTTTTGTTGTGTAGAGATAATTAAGACTTAATTTTGTCTTTATGTTGAGGGCAGGCGATCGCCACACTAGAACCAACGACAAAGCCAGTATATTCCTTCAACTTGGTAAGTTTATCAGCAGGGAGAGAGCTACCTTGCTTATCAAATTCCTTTTCTAGAGCATCAATCAAAGTCGCAAAAGGAACACCCTGATCTAAAGCTTTGCAAGTCTCTGTTTCCACTAGACCCACATACTTGATCCCCCCAGTAGCTTCATACATTTCTTTGTATTCAGCATTTTCTTTAATAAAGGCATCGACATCTTTTGTCTTGGTAGAAGAAGGCGCATCTGATTTAGAAGTGTCTGATTTAGGTGCATCAGAGGTTTTAGGCGATTCAGAAGCTTTAGGTGACTCAGAAGCTTTAGGTGACTCGGAAGCCTTTGGTGACTCAGATGCCTTTGGTGAAGCAGATGCTGTAGCAGAAGGACTAGCTGAAGCTGAAGCTGACGGAGAAGAACTGGTAGTTGCACTAGGCTGCTGGCATGATGCGACTGCCAATGCAACGGAGACAGGCAGTAACAAGTGCTTAGCGAAGTGTTTAATCATACTTTAATATTTAGATTTTAGAAGTGATTTCATACCAAATGATACTACTCTAACCATAGTGTCCATATAGTACTTTTTGCTGCAACAAAATAAATAAAAAACAAATATATAGCAATCCCAAATCATTTTTAGATTTTTGGATTTTTGGAAGCGCACCCCTGCGGGATGCGCTTCCAAAAACTATTTAGGATTGCTATATAAGGGAGCCAGATTATTTGTAGATTTTTGGGGTTTATAGAAAACTTCTCTGAAGGAGAGCTTTTTTATAAATTATTTGTGATTGCTATATGATTTCTAAAAAATTATAGGGGATCGCACCAAAATTAAAAGTTAGGCTTATGATTTAGGGTGAATTTTGGCTTTACATGGGCATACAAAGATTTATGTTTAATGCAACTGAGCTTCTGATTAGTAATTTTGTAGAACAACTAAAGCAAGGATATCGCCGTACCTATGGTGGCTACCTGCATGATTACGAAGATATCATCGGTTGGGCTGGCAACATGGCTCTTGAAAATATCGCTAATAGTGATGCGCTTTATCACAATGTTGAACACACAATCTTAGTAACGCTAGTTGGTCAAGAGATTTTACGAGGCAAACATATTCGTGAAGGTCGAGTTTCACCTGAAGATTGGCTACATTTTATTATTTCCCTCGTTTGCCATGACATCGGCTATGTCAAAGGGGTTTGTCTCCAAGATGGGAATGGCAAGTTTGCTACTGGCATCGGTGATAGCATGGTGGAACTACCCTCAGGGGCATCTGATGCGGGTTTAACGCCCTATCATGTCGATCGCGCTAAATTATTTGTGAATCAACGCTTTGCCAACCATTCCCTAATCAAGGCTGAGAAAATCTGCCGCAATATTGAACTAACGCGGTTTCCTGTGCCGAAAACTGGCGATCATCAAGATACGACTAACTTCGCAGGGCTAGTGCGATCGGCAGATTTAATCGGACAGCTCAGTGATCCTCGCTACCTGAAAAAAATTGGGGCATTATTTTATGAGTTTGAAGAAACTGGTGTCAATGAAGCATTAGGTTATGCTCACCCCGGAGATTTACGCCGCAACTATCCCAAATTCTATTGGACAAGCGTATATCCCTATGTCAAGGATGCACTGTACTATTTGTCGCTCACTCAGCAAGGACAGGAAATTGTTGCTCATCTTTATTCCAATGTGTTTGTAGTTGAGCATGAAAAACCAGAATATCAGCAGACACTTACTACTATGCCAATTACAAATCCATAAAACATCTAGAGCATTTCCATACTAAAAAAAGCAACCTAAATTGAAAGTTGTGACGACTGTCAAGAATATCTCCATGAGTCAAGAACAAGAATATGATGTTGTGATTGTTGGTGCTGGTCCAGTGGGATTAGCAACAGCGATCGCTTTATATAAACGTGGTACTGATAATATTTTAGTCATTGATCAAACCCGCAAATTTCGTCGTGTTGGTCAAGTAATTGACCTCTTGCCAAATGGTTTAAAGTCAATTAAATATATCAGTCCTGATGCTTATCAACAAGTTAAAGAAACTGCTTTTCAATCTCTAAATTCTCCGCTCAGAAACAATGCTCCTAGTAATAGCAATGAGAGCGAAGTTAAAGAAATAAAATCACCTCCAAAAAGACAATGGCATCATAAAAACCTTCAAGGAGAAATAACAAGATCAGTTGATTTGGATTTCGATAGTTGGTTTAATCGCTACGGAGAAGGAAGAATTTCTATATCTTGGTACGATTTACAAACGACATTGAGAAATGTATTGCCAGTAGAAATTATCCAAGCAAATCATCGTTGCATTAATATTGAGCAAAATTCAGCAGGAGTATATTTAGACTGTATCTCAGATGCCACAATTACTAATAATCCTTTTGCCCATTGGGAAATGGATACAGCTAATTCTAATGATTTGGATGTTTCAGACAAGAGGCAAGAGGATTGCCATAAAAGGTTTCGTGCCAAGTTAGTTATTGCGGCTGATGGCATTAACTCAACAGTTCGGCAGATTATTTATGCAGAAACAGACTTACAAGAATTTGCAAAACCTAAATATTCTGGCTTTGTTGCGATTGGCTGTTCGCAAATTGAAGCAGTCCCCAATGCAATTAGAGAAGAATTAGAGTCTAAATATTTTCAAGGCGATCGCGTTATTACTTTGTCCAATGACGCTATTACTTCTACTGATTTTGACTTTCACGGTTTAGATCAATTACGGATTATTTTATTTTGCAAGCCAGACCAGAGCATCGGTTACTTGCTTCATACACCCTTGGGATTAGAAGCATTTCAAAATAAGCAACCATCTGAAATTATTAATCTAGGCATTGAATGCTTGAAAAATGCTGGATTTCCTCCTGTTTTTGCGGATTTACTCAATTTATCAAATCCAGAAAAATTAATTCATCGTCCCTACTATATTCATCCAGCAAATACGCCATCTGCTCGTCAACCATTCTGGAGTTGTGGTCGTGTGGTTTTAGTCGGAGATGCAGCCCATGGAATGCCCCCATTTATGGCTCAGGGTGCTAATCAGGGTCTAGAAGACGCAGCGCTGATTTCGAGTTTAATTACTCAGCTGATTCAAGATCACTGTTTAGACGACGAACAAGCGATCGCTAAAGCATTTCATAAATATGAGGAAGTGCGTGTTCCTTTTATGATGAAAATCCAAGAAGCCACGATGAAAAATAATCACTGGTCACAGCAACAATGGGATCAATACAGTGAGATGGTCTATAGTCGTAGCTATAGCAGTAACTATTTGCAGTAAGATATAAGCTTATACTTGTTTGCTGCTATCAACTTTTAAAAGGGCAATCGACCTTTTAAAAAGACAAAAACCTAGACTCAGACTAGGTTTTACAGTTTGTATAGGGCTAAACTAGATTCGGTAATTTATAAATTTTTTTAGCCAGAAGAAAGCGTGATTGATACTCGTCTCGATCTTTACCCTGCCTCTACAGTTCCTAATGGTTGGCCCGGACTGATATGTCGCTATGCGGATTATTTGCCAGTTACAGACCAAACGCCGATCGTAACTTTGCATGAAGGCAATACCCCCCTCATTCCTGCGATCGCTCTTAGTGAAAGACTGGGACGCAATATCAAAGTCCTGCTCAAATACGACGGACTCAACCCCACTGGCAGTTTTAAAGATCGCGGTATGACCATGGCGATCTCCAAAGCGAAAGAGGCTGGTTCACAGGCGGTAATTTGCGCGAGTACAGGTAACACCTCAGCAGCAGCAGCAGCCTATGCAAAACGTGGTGGACTCAAAGCTTTTGTATTGATTCCTGATGGCAAAATTGCGCTCGGTAAGTTAAGCCAAGCTTTAATCTATGGAGCAGAGGTAATTGCGATCGATGGCAACTTTGACCAAGCTCTGGAAATTGTGCGGGAAATGTCCGAGAAATTCCCGATCACCTTGGTTAATTCCGTCAATCCTTACCGTTTAGAAGGTCAAAAGACTGCCGCCTTTGAACTGGTTGAAGCGATCGGCGATGCTCCTGACTGGCTATGTATTCCTATGGGTAATGCAGGTAATATCACTGCTTATTGGATGGGCTTTAATCAATATTATGCGTCAGGCAAATCTAAAAAATTACCGCGTATGATGGGCTTCCAAGCCGCAGGATCTGCACCTTTGGTGACGGGCCAAATCTTCGAGAAGCCTGAAACGATCGCTACAGCGATCAGAATTGGTAATCCTGCTAACTGGCAGAAAGCCCTTAAAGTCCGAGAAGAAAGTGGTGGTGAATTTAATAGCGTCACCGATGTTGAAATTTTGGCGGCTTACAAGTTCTTAGCAGGCGAAGAAGGCGTTTTCTGTGAACCCGCTAGTGCAGCATCGGTAGCAGGTTTACTGAAAGTCAGCGATCAAATCCCTTCAGGTGCAACTATTGTCTGTGTCTTAACAGGTAATGGTATTAAAGATCCTGACACCGCGATCGCGGCGGCTGATGCCAAATTACATAAAGGCATTGCCCCAGATATTACTAGCGTTGCCAAGGTCATGGGCTTTTAGAGGGCGTTAATATACTTGACGCACCCCCTCATCCCCCAGCCCCTTCTCCCGCAGGAGAAGGGGAGTAAGATATTTTTCTTGTTCCCCTCTCCTGCGGGAGAGGGGCTAGGGGTGAGGGCAAAGAGTTCTTTGGTGCGTCAAGTATATTAACGCCAAAAATAGGCGATCGCACTATGAACTTAATTTCATCATTCGTGAGATAACTAATCAAGCAAACTATGGCTCTTGGCAATGAAACTATTCCTCGGATCACTCTGGAGTCAAGCATCCTTAAACGTTGGACAGCTAACGATTATCGCCGCATGAGTGAATTAGGAATTTTGGATTGCAATGAGCGCACTGAACTGATTGACGGACAAATTACTTTAATGGCAGCCAAAGGAACGCCCCACGTTACTTCGCTACATTTGCTTGC from Pseudanabaena sp. Chao 1811 encodes the following:
- a CDS encoding transglycosylase SLT domain-containing protein — its product is MRWSIVLMLSATLVGASAPLITASSESDLALNASLANNRDNKSFDPLTYSPVEQRLAKLETQAQQTSANIDRVRARLVIADIHLNNRKFREAIAALDKLESEYPVLADYVLLKRAQAQTQLRDLQSATKTWQSLLTNFPTSPAAAEAMFALGQKQQLLDKFPAHPRSREVALRLLAQAPNRVDLMTHLATYFSDAKDILPILDRLVASSPALTSDQWWAIADAYYKNFEFGKAANAYTRATVNPLTAYQYARSLHRGKQIDAAIVAYNRVVQQFPNSPQAPRALIRITQIDSPNAAIAATDRIVANYPDTAGEALLIKAAVLQDKLDSPKSASDTRKLLLERYGNSDAASQLRWRIAQGQARGGQLNNAIATVDALIANSPDGNASAEASFWAGKWANQIGDKSRAKKFFEFAIRQHPESYYAWRAAGSLGWQVGTFTTARYTAPEIAIPSARVPLPAGSAKLQELYVLGLDRDARSHWQTELAAKRNLEPSEIFTDGVLRVAVQDNLIGIKTIESLDLIDVSAAQKAEIAKIKQHPAYMQSLYPFHYWDIIANWARERKLSPALVIGLMRQESRFEAQIRSRSGAIGLMQIMPDTGSWIASKKGVSNYNLDNPSDNIRFGTWYLDYTHSRYGDNSMLAVASYNAGPGAVGRWVEARGVGDPDEFVNSIPYEETRDYVSKVLGNYWNYLRLYSPSVQQQVASLQQSSNLNASAK
- a CDS encoding Npun_R2479 family HD domain-containing metalloprotein, whose amino-acid sequence is MFNATELLISNFVEQLKQGYRRTYGGYLHDYEDIIGWAGNMALENIANSDALYHNVEHTILVTLVGQEILRGKHIREGRVSPEDWLHFIISLVCHDIGYVKGVCLQDGNGKFATGIGDSMVELPSGASDAGLTPYHVDRAKLFVNQRFANHSLIKAEKICRNIELTRFPVPKTGDHQDTTNFAGLVRSADLIGQLSDPRYLKKIGALFYEFEETGVNEALGYAHPGDLRRNYPKFYWTSVYPYVKDALYYLSLTQQGQEIVAHLYSNVFVVEHEKPEYQQTLTTMPITNP
- a CDS encoding FAD-dependent oxidoreductase; translation: MSQEQEYDVVIVGAGPVGLATAIALYKRGTDNILVIDQTRKFRRVGQVIDLLPNGLKSIKYISPDAYQQVKETAFQSLNSPLRNNAPSNSNESEVKEIKSPPKRQWHHKNLQGEITRSVDLDFDSWFNRYGEGRISISWYDLQTTLRNVLPVEIIQANHRCINIEQNSAGVYLDCISDATITNNPFAHWEMDTANSNDLDVSDKRQEDCHKRFRAKLVIAADGINSTVRQIIYAETDLQEFAKPKYSGFVAIGCSQIEAVPNAIREELESKYFQGDRVITLSNDAITSTDFDFHGLDQLRIILFCKPDQSIGYLLHTPLGLEAFQNKQPSEIINLGIECLKNAGFPPVFADLLNLSNPEKLIHRPYYIHPANTPSARQPFWSCGRVVLVGDAAHGMPPFMAQGANQGLEDAALISSLITQLIQDHCLDDEQAIAKAFHKYEEVRVPFMMKIQEATMKNNHWSQQQWDQYSEMVYSRSYSSNYLQ
- the thrC gene encoding threonine synthase, with protein sequence MIDTRLDLYPASTVPNGWPGLICRYADYLPVTDQTPIVTLHEGNTPLIPAIALSERLGRNIKVLLKYDGLNPTGSFKDRGMTMAISKAKEAGSQAVICASTGNTSAAAAAYAKRGGLKAFVLIPDGKIALGKLSQALIYGAEVIAIDGNFDQALEIVREMSEKFPITLVNSVNPYRLEGQKTAAFELVEAIGDAPDWLCIPMGNAGNITAYWMGFNQYYASGKSKKLPRMMGFQAAGSAPLVTGQIFEKPETIATAIRIGNPANWQKALKVREESGGEFNSVTDVEILAAYKFLAGEEGVFCEPASAASVAGLLKVSDQIPSGATIVCVLTGNGIKDPDTAIAAADAKLHKGIAPDITSVAKVMGF